From Microbacterium sp. LWH7-1.2:
TCGCCAGGCGGTGGAGCAGACCCGTGTGGTGGTCACCGCGGAGAACCACTCCGTGATCGGTGGCCTGGGGTCCGCCGTCGCCGAAGTGGTCGCCGAAGCCGGCCTTGGTCGCCCGCTTCGCCGGGTCGGGATGCAGGACACCTTCGCTGAGGGCTCACGCACCGCACCGTACCTGTTCGAGAAGTACGGCCTCTCCACGCAGGCGCTCATCGACGCGATCTGGGCGCACCTGCGCCGCGACGGCGCGGCGCCCATCGCCGAACGCCACGAGCTCGCCGTAGGCGAGTACCAGCCGGTCTAACCCCGGCGCCCGACTGCCTCTTGGATGAAGGAACCGAACGATATGACCACCACTCATCTTCAGACGCCTGTCTCCTCTCCCGGCGCGATCATGGGCGTCGACTGGGAGGAGCGGGTCAATTTCGCTCGCCTCCGTGACGAGCGCCTCGCCCGTGCTCAGGCTGAGCTGGAGCGCTCCTCGCTCGGTGCGCTGATCCTGTTCGATATGAACAACGTCCGATACACCACCGCCACCCACATCGGGAACTGGGCGCGGGACAAGCTGTTCCGGTGCGTGCTGCTGATGCGCGGCCACGACCCCATCCTGTGGGACATCGGCTCGGCGGCCCGCCAGCACAAGATGCACGCACCGTGGCTGGACGAGGAGAACTGGCGCGCCGGCCTGTCGACGTGGCGCGGCTCCATCCCCGAGGAAGTGGGCGTTGAGGTCGGGAACGCCAAGCGGATCGCCGACATCCTGCGCGAGAACGGTCTGCAGAACGATCCCATCGGAATCGACGTCGTGGAGATCCCGGTGTTGCGTGCGTTCGAGGGCGAGGGCCTGCACATCGTCAACGGCCAGGACCTCATGCAGCGGGCTCGGCGCATCAAGACCGTGGACGAGATCGCCCTCCTCTCGCACGCCGCGGGCATGGTGGACGCCGCCTACGACGAGCTCTACCGGTTCCTGCACGTCGGCGTCCGCGAGAACGACGCGGTGGCGCTGGTCAACCGTGTGCTCTACGAGCTCGGCTCGGAAGAGGTCGAGGCCGTCAACGCCATCGCCGGCGAACGCTGCTCCCCCCACCC
This genomic window contains:
- a CDS encoding Xaa-Pro peptidase family protein yields the protein MTTTHLQTPVSSPGAIMGVDWEERVNFARLRDERLARAQAELERSSLGALILFDMNNVRYTTATHIGNWARDKLFRCVLLMRGHDPILWDIGSAARQHKMHAPWLDEENWRAGLSTWRGSIPEEVGVEVGNAKRIADILRENGLQNDPIGIDVVEIPVLRAFEGEGLHIVNGQDLMQRARRIKTVDEIALLSHAAGMVDAAYDELYRFLHVGVRENDAVALVNRVLYELGSEEVEAVNAIAGERCSPHPHVFSDRMMRPGDTAYFDIIHSFNGYRTCYYRTLNIGSANANQRDAYTRAREAIDAAIDQVKPGASSADIARAFPSAADLGYHSEEEAFGLQYCHGIGLSLWEQPLISRYHSLEHPVEIEEGMVFALETYWPTKDGSSAARIEEEVVVTSEGCKVITRFPADELLVAGTRYWNGHSFNTNNLGTGIRQNV